The proteins below are encoded in one region of Aquisphaera giovannonii:
- a CDS encoding complex I subunit 4 family protein, whose protein sequence is MATLLAITVLLPLLGSATLVLTPRLDRNGARRIALGTTLVTMASSLVLLAEFRTGVLQPQFAFGQPGGPYGLAWISQPDIRLAFGLDGLSLWLFMLTSLLMITAVLSSWEAIEQRAPLYYAFLLALETGLLGLFASLDVILFYIFFEFTLIPLFFIIGLWGGPDRQRASVTFFLYTLAGSLLTLLGVIALVIVHYQHAPDHTLTFSIPALTQGLAKLPWDRWHEVGQWSSPQVLIFLLLFAGFAIKVPMFPFHTWLPLAHVEAPTAGSIILAGVLLKVGSYGLMRFNMGMTPLGAVALFPLLATLSVIGIIYGALVALAQTDIKRMVAYSSVSHMGFIALGMFALNATGLDGSAIQMINHGLTTGALFACVGVLYERYHTREMGDLGGIWKRLPLLAFFFFLSALGSAALPGLNGFVGEFPILAGMFAESPRAGVLAATGMVLGAYYLFGMLRRVLFGPLREPSAHGHSHGELAGDGHGEEGHPEVRPVGWHEIAALAPLMALIVIIGVIPGPFLDRIRPTVGEIDKNLQAQRLVRTTAPPAGEPGPGSIHVGGRGNAMGGGGGGGRR, encoded by the coding sequence ATGGCGACACTCCTGGCGATCACGGTGCTGCTCCCCCTGCTCGGGAGTGCCACGCTCGTGCTCACGCCGCGGCTGGACAGGAACGGGGCCCGGAGGATCGCGCTGGGCACGACGCTGGTCACGATGGCCTCCAGCCTGGTCCTGCTGGCGGAGTTCCGGACCGGGGTGCTCCAGCCCCAGTTCGCCTTCGGCCAGCCGGGCGGGCCCTACGGGCTGGCCTGGATCTCGCAGCCAGACATCCGCCTGGCCTTCGGCCTGGACGGGCTGAGCCTGTGGCTCTTCATGCTGACCTCGCTGCTGATGATCACGGCCGTTCTCTCGTCGTGGGAGGCGATCGAGCAGCGGGCGCCCCTCTACTATGCGTTCCTGCTGGCGCTCGAGACCGGGCTGCTGGGGCTCTTCGCCAGCCTGGACGTGATCCTCTTCTACATCTTCTTCGAGTTCACGCTCATCCCGCTGTTCTTCATCATCGGCCTGTGGGGCGGCCCGGACCGCCAGCGGGCGTCGGTGACGTTCTTCCTCTACACGCTCGCCGGCAGCCTGCTGACGCTGCTGGGGGTCATCGCGCTGGTTATCGTGCACTACCAGCACGCGCCCGACCACACGCTCACGTTCTCGATCCCCGCGCTCACGCAGGGGCTCGCGAAATTGCCGTGGGACCGCTGGCACGAGGTCGGGCAGTGGTCGAGCCCGCAGGTCCTGATCTTCCTCCTGCTCTTCGCCGGGTTCGCGATCAAGGTCCCGATGTTCCCGTTCCATACGTGGCTGCCGCTCGCCCACGTGGAGGCCCCCACGGCGGGCTCGATCATCCTCGCCGGCGTGCTCCTGAAGGTCGGCAGCTATGGGCTGATGCGATTCAACATGGGGATGACACCGCTGGGCGCGGTGGCCCTCTTCCCGCTGCTGGCCACGCTGTCGGTGATCGGCATCATCTACGGGGCCCTCGTCGCGCTCGCGCAGACCGACATCAAGCGGATGGTGGCCTACAGCTCGGTGAGCCACATGGGCTTCATCGCCCTCGGGATGTTCGCCCTGAACGCCACGGGCCTGGACGGCTCGGCGATCCAGATGATCAATCACGGCCTGACGACGGGGGCACTCTTCGCCTGCGTCGGGGTCCTCTACGAGCGGTATCACACCCGCGAGATGGGCGACCTGGGCGGCATCTGGAAGCGGCTGCCGCTGCTGGCCTTCTTCTTCTTCCTGTCGGCTCTAGGGTCGGCCGCTCTGCCGGGGCTGAACGGGTTCGTCGGCGAGTTCCCCATCCTGGCCGGCATGTTCGCCGAGAGCCCCCGGGCCGGCGTCCTGGCGGCGACGGGCATGGTCCTCGGGGCGTATTACCTGTTCGGCATGCTCCGCCGCGTCCTGTTCGGCCCGCTCCGCGAGCCCTCGGCCCACGGGCACTCCCACGGCGAGCTGGCCGGCGACGGCCACGGCGAGGAAGGGCACCCGGAGGTCCGGCCGGTCGGCTGGCATGAGATCGCGGCGCTCGCGCCGCTGATGGCCCTGATCGTGATCATCGGCGTGATCCCGGGGCCGTTCCTCGATCGGATCCGCCCCACGGTGGGCGAGATCGACAAGAATCTCCAGGCGCAACGCCTGGTTCGCACGACCGCACCGCCGGCCGGGGAGCCCGGGCCGGGATCCATCCACGTGGGTGGCAGGGGCAATGCCATGGGCGGCGGTGGCGGTGGAGGGCGTCGATGA
- the nuoL gene encoding NADH-quinone oxidoreductase subunit L, with product MSGFFVDNVWVIPCLPLIGGLLAGIGGRWLKSNAHIPVVAGIALAFLFSLGSLANADPHAAPLVGRWLSISGMEVPFEFRVDGLTTMMLSMVTFVSTLVAIFAVGYMNGDPGYPRFFAFIGLFVFSMTGLVLSNNYALTYAFWEGVGVCSYMLIGYWYTKPSAAAAAMKAFLVNRIGDVGFAVAIFWLWSLVPGHDLSYTNVLSPETLAALPESAKVGIPLLLFWAATAKSAQVPLYVWLPDAMEGPTPVSALIHAATMVTAGVYLIARSTPLVALAPGVQALIAATGCLTALLAASIALTQNDLKRVMAYSTVSQLGYMFMGLGAGVGEVAQLAVLAAMFHLFTHAFFKALLFLASGSVMHAMGDVIDMRRFGGLRHRLPYTHITFAVGALALSGVFPLSGFFSKDEILLALKSASHAAGENGWGSLYMLVYWVAVFTALMTAFYTGRAYFLTFWGPDKLPSPDDPEAPPVETGSGHGDHHAHGAGHDESHGHHHVGHESPPVMTIPLMILAACAILVGMLFGPTELFAHHLEKTLGFEELGHGEHAFDWATAIVSTIAALAGLAAAYLLYATRSPVPSRLAARLGGLYRASLNKFYVDEAYDWIAVKTTRGFALVSEFLDVYLVHRLVLLVAQLPRRFAGETLFRFQNGLLQFYAGASAVGVAVLLFILLFYA from the coding sequence GTGTCAGGTTTCTTCGTGGACAACGTGTGGGTCATCCCCTGCCTGCCGCTGATCGGCGGCCTGCTGGCCGGGATCGGCGGCCGCTGGCTGAAGTCGAACGCGCACATCCCGGTCGTCGCGGGGATCGCGCTGGCGTTCCTCTTCTCCCTGGGGTCGCTCGCCAACGCCGATCCGCACGCGGCCCCCCTGGTCGGCCGCTGGCTGTCGATCAGCGGCATGGAGGTCCCCTTCGAGTTCCGCGTGGACGGCCTGACCACGATGATGCTGTCGATGGTCACGTTCGTCTCCACCCTGGTCGCCATCTTCGCCGTCGGCTACATGAACGGCGACCCGGGTTATCCGCGGTTCTTCGCCTTCATCGGGCTCTTCGTCTTCTCGATGACGGGGCTGGTCCTGTCGAACAACTACGCCCTGACTTATGCCTTCTGGGAAGGGGTGGGCGTCTGCAGCTACATGCTGATCGGCTACTGGTATACCAAGCCGTCGGCCGCGGCCGCCGCCATGAAGGCGTTCCTGGTGAACCGGATCGGTGACGTCGGCTTCGCCGTCGCCATCTTCTGGCTGTGGTCGCTCGTGCCGGGGCATGACCTCAGCTACACGAACGTCCTGAGTCCGGAGACCCTGGCCGCCCTGCCCGAGTCGGCGAAGGTGGGCATCCCGCTCCTGCTCTTCTGGGCGGCGACCGCCAAGAGTGCCCAGGTGCCGCTCTACGTCTGGCTGCCCGACGCCATGGAAGGCCCGACGCCCGTCTCGGCCCTCATCCACGCCGCGACCATGGTCACCGCGGGGGTTTACCTGATCGCCCGGTCGACCCCCCTGGTCGCACTGGCGCCGGGGGTCCAGGCCCTCATCGCGGCCACGGGATGCCTCACCGCCTTGCTGGCGGCCTCGATCGCGTTGACTCAGAATGACCTGAAGCGGGTGATGGCCTACTCGACGGTGAGCCAGCTCGGCTACATGTTCATGGGCCTGGGCGCGGGCGTGGGCGAGGTGGCCCAGCTCGCGGTCCTGGCGGCGATGTTCCACCTGTTCACCCACGCCTTCTTCAAGGCCCTGCTGTTCCTCGCGTCGGGCAGCGTGATGCACGCGATGGGCGACGTCATCGACATGCGGCGGTTCGGCGGGCTCCGGCATCGCCTGCCCTACACGCACATCACCTTCGCGGTCGGCGCACTCGCACTTTCTGGCGTCTTCCCTCTGTCCGGGTTCTTCAGCAAGGACGAGATCCTCCTCGCCCTGAAGTCGGCCTCGCACGCGGCCGGCGAGAACGGCTGGGGATCGTTGTACATGCTCGTCTACTGGGTGGCGGTCTTTACCGCCCTGATGACGGCCTTCTACACGGGGCGGGCGTACTTCCTGACGTTCTGGGGGCCGGACAAGCTGCCGTCGCCGGACGACCCTGAGGCCCCGCCCGTGGAAACCGGGTCGGGCCACGGCGACCACCACGCCCACGGGGCCGGCCACGATGAGTCGCACGGCCACCATCACGTGGGCCACGAGTCCCCGCCGGTCATGACGATCCCGCTGATGATCCTGGCCGCCTGCGCGATCCTGGTGGGCATGCTCTTCGGGCCGACCGAGCTCTTCGCCCATCACCTGGAGAAGACCCTGGGCTTCGAGGAGTTGGGGCACGGCGAGCACGCGTTCGACTGGGCTACCGCCATCGTCAGCACGATCGCCGCCCTCGCGGGCCTGGCCGCGGCCTACCTGCTGTACGCGACGCGGAGCCCGGTGCCGTCCCGGCTCGCGGCCCGGCTCGGAGGCCTCTACCGTGCGTCCCTGAACAAGTTCTACGTGGACGAGGCGTACGACTGGATCGCGGTGAAGACCACCAGGGGGTTCGCCCTGGTTTCCGAGTTCCTCGACGTCTACCTGGTCCACCGGCTCGTCCTCCTGGTCGCACAGCTGCCGAGGCGGTTCGCGGGCGAGACCCTTTTCCGGTTCCAGAACGGCCTGCTCCAGTTCTACGCCGGGGCCTCGGCGGTCGGCGTGGCCGTGCTCCTGTTCATCCTGCTCTTCTATGCCTGA
- the nuoK gene encoding NADH-quinone oxidoreductase subunit NuoK produces the protein MTAPDPFTLDILKNYLLLGAALFAIGMLGFLSRRNLIVMFLSAEMMLQGTALSLVAFGRYHGNWTGQVFTIVILTVAACEASIALALIVVLYNRKSSLDVTLWQDIREEGVRPETPAMEAAQAEPVEVTPGPESYPSLTPSGIEPVHPVESWLQRRR, from the coding sequence ATGACAGCCCCAGACCCGTTCACCCTGGACATACTGAAGAACTACCTGCTCCTCGGCGCGGCGTTGTTCGCCATCGGGATGCTCGGGTTCCTCTCCCGGAGGAACCTGATCGTCATGTTCCTCTCGGCCGAGATGATGCTGCAGGGCACCGCCCTGAGCCTCGTCGCCTTCGGCCGCTATCACGGGAACTGGACGGGGCAGGTCTTCACGATCGTCATCCTGACCGTAGCGGCCTGCGAGGCTTCCATCGCGCTGGCGCTCATCGTGGTGCTCTACAACCGGAAGTCGTCGCTCGACGTGACGCTCTGGCAGGACATCCGCGAGGAAGGCGTGCGGCCGGAGACCCCGGCGATGGAGGCGGCCCAGGCCGAGCCGGTCGAGGTCACGCCGGGCCCGGAGTCGTACCCGTCGCTGACGCCTTCGGGCATCGAGCCGGTGCATCCGGTCGAGTCCTGGCTCCAGCGGCGCCGGTAG
- a CDS encoding NADH-quinone oxidoreductase subunit N, whose product MNPELAYETVTQTLKILAPELVLLAVSIAMMTLSPFVQLTRQAWCAVAAGGLVASLVALLLVAGIRPDPYSAIALNDSLGFYGRLVAILTGLVLLGLAHREPPHDRSAEFFGAFLMIDAGAMIVSTANELVFLFVGLELVSIPTYLLLYLSRRSTTTQETATKYFYLSIFSSGLLLFGLAYLYGMTGVSNLKAVAELSWKLSVPNPQLGLIAVVFVVAGLSFRVAAVPFHFYAPDVYQGSPTVIAALLSWVPKGVGFVAMVRVLTSVFAVKGPLDPLVEKAVLLCWFIAAATMIVGNTMALLQNDLKRLLAYSSIAHAGYLMIGATVAFSNGPNGGGAYYGSEGIFFYLVAYALMTLGAFGTILALRTPTRPVETVEDLDGLSATQPLPALGLAICLLSLSGIPPLLGFLGKFTIFASAFAANTDQGFGMLVGLAILGVLNSAVGAYYYLRIVVGMYLKPSRQKVEATGGWPVAAAVGACVTLTLVLGFYPLPIARASREAAVAAVGRDIPAPTSDRIAAERAPAESAPVTSVGARD is encoded by the coding sequence ATGAATCCCGAGCTCGCGTACGAAACGGTCACCCAGACCCTCAAGATCCTGGCGCCCGAGCTGGTCCTCCTGGCGGTGTCCATCGCCATGATGACGCTGTCGCCGTTCGTCCAGCTGACCAGGCAGGCCTGGTGCGCCGTCGCGGCCGGAGGCCTGGTGGCCTCGCTGGTCGCCCTCCTGCTGGTCGCCGGCATCCGCCCGGATCCCTACTCGGCGATCGCCCTCAACGACTCGCTCGGGTTCTACGGCCGGCTGGTCGCCATCCTGACCGGCCTGGTCCTGCTGGGGCTCGCTCACCGGGAGCCGCCGCACGACCGCTCCGCGGAGTTCTTCGGCGCGTTCCTCATGATCGACGCCGGGGCGATGATCGTGAGCACCGCGAATGAGCTGGTCTTCCTCTTCGTCGGTCTGGAGCTGGTGAGCATCCCGACATACCTCCTCCTCTACCTGAGCCGCCGGTCTACGACGACGCAGGAGACGGCCACCAAGTACTTCTATCTGAGCATCTTCTCGTCCGGCCTGCTCCTCTTCGGCCTCGCCTACCTCTACGGGATGACGGGGGTGAGCAACCTGAAGGCGGTCGCCGAGCTCTCCTGGAAGCTGTCGGTCCCCAATCCCCAGCTCGGCCTGATCGCCGTGGTGTTCGTCGTCGCCGGCCTGAGCTTCCGGGTGGCCGCGGTGCCGTTCCACTTCTATGCCCCGGACGTCTACCAGGGATCGCCCACGGTGATCGCGGCGCTGCTGTCCTGGGTGCCCAAGGGGGTCGGCTTCGTGGCGATGGTCCGGGTGCTGACCTCGGTCTTCGCCGTGAAGGGGCCGCTCGACCCGCTGGTGGAGAAGGCGGTCCTGCTCTGCTGGTTCATCGCCGCGGCCACCATGATCGTCGGCAACACGATGGCGCTGCTCCAGAACGACCTGAAGCGGCTTCTCGCCTACTCCTCGATCGCCCACGCCGGCTACCTCATGATCGGGGCGACGGTCGCCTTCTCCAACGGGCCGAACGGCGGCGGGGCGTACTACGGCTCCGAGGGCATCTTCTTCTACCTGGTCGCCTACGCCTTGATGACGCTGGGCGCGTTCGGGACCATCCTCGCCCTGAGGACGCCGACGAGGCCCGTGGAGACCGTTGAGGACCTCGACGGACTGAGTGCGACTCAGCCGCTCCCGGCACTGGGGCTGGCGATCTGCCTGCTCAGCCTGAGCGGGATCCCGCCGCTGCTGGGCTTCCTCGGCAAGTTCACCATCTTCGCGTCGGCGTTCGCCGCGAACACGGACCAGGGGTTCGGCATGCTGGTCGGCCTGGCGATCCTCGGCGTGTTGAACTCGGCCGTCGGCGCCTATTACTATCTGCGGATCGTGGTCGGCATGTATCTGAAGCCCTCGCGGCAGAAGGTGGAGGCCACCGGCGGCTGGCCCGTCGCGGCGGCCGTCGGCGCCTGCGTGACGCTGACGCTGGTGCTCGGGTTCTATCCCTTGCCGATCGCCCGGGCCTCCCGGGAGGCCGCCGTCGCCGCCGTCGGCCGGGACATCCCGGCGCCCACCTCGGACCGGATCGCGGCCGAGCGGGCCCCCGCGGAATCGGCCCCGGTGACGAGTGTCGGAGCACGCGATTGA